One window of Biomphalaria glabrata chromosome 6, xgBioGlab47.1, whole genome shotgun sequence genomic DNA carries:
- the LOC106059917 gene encoding insulin-degrading enzyme-like isoform X1 encodes MLAFGFRCTISIRKFIFPVLKQAQRYSSFIFLRTAVMANVAHVYESNHIVKSASDPRQYRGLELKNGMKILLISDPETDKSSAAMDVHIGHLKDPSDLPGLAHFCEHMLFLGTEKYPEENEYNKFLNEHGGASNAFTTLEHTNYYFDISPDHLAGALDRFAQFFTSPLFTPSATSREVNAVDSENSRNLQSDPWRLFQLEKSLARPEHDFSKFGTGNKETLETIPKSKGIDIRDELLKFHSQYYSSNVMGLCVLGKESLDDLQKLVVPLFEHVVNKKVQIPRWDNPPYTQNELQCIVYAVPVKDIRELSVLWPTPDVSEFYRANPGHYLGHLLGHEGAGSLLSELKARGWANTLVGGQRAGAKGFSFFSVAVDLSEEGQAHIDDIIVLIYQYINMLRKEQPKQWIFQECQDLAAMSFRFKDKETPKAYTSSISSKLHEFPMKDVLSAYSLFDEFKPQLINLILDQLVPENMRISVVSKKFEDVADQTEKWYGTQYKVDKFTPKQLKKWSTYKLHEKLALPEKNEFIPTNFELVPTDHQPSEVPEIVKTTPYSLLWYKQDNKFLKPKACVNIDFISPVAYMDPLHTNLNALFTQLFDDALTEYSYMAEIAGLKYSLNNSIYGLTLTVRGYNDKLPILLEKIVKKMATFKVDPSRLAIFKEIHGRNIKNFQAEQPHQHAVYYTNMLTSETHWSKDELLQTLDDVTPENQQNFINKVLERLYIEALVYGNVTKSQSLQMIENLENILVEHCKTKPLLASQHRKLREVQLPDGCYYVHQEKNLVHESSSIEVYYQCGPQTTESNMLLELLCQVMSEPCFDTLRTKEQLGYIVFSGVRRSKGVQGLRIIVQSNKAPQYVEGRIEAFIMKFEAMLENMSEVEFNKHVMALSTKRLEKPKKLLQQNMKYWSEIISNYYNFDRDQIEVAYLQKLKKDDLLAFYKEKIAFDAPRRHKLSVHVLSGVSMNNEQSIRDSETGAVELTTGTDGFEPSPSLPLPQVITDIMEFKRDLGLYPLPKPFIDLTQTKAKL; translated from the exons ATGTTAGCATTCGGCTTTCGCTGCACTATTAGCATTAGGAAATTCATTTTTCCTGTTCTAAAACAGGCACAGCGGTattcatcttttatttttctaag AACTGCTGTAATGGCCAATGTGGCTCATGTGTATGAGAGTAATCATATAGTCAAGTCTGCTTCCGATCCCAGACAGTATAGAGGGCTGGAATTGAAAAATGGCATGAAAATTCTCTTGATATCCGATCCAGAGACAGACAAGTCTTCAGCTGCAATGGATGTTCACATTG gtcATTTAAAAGATCCAAGTGACCTTCCTGGCTTAGCTCATTTCTGTGAACATATGCTTTTTTTAGGAACAGAAAAG TATCCCGAGGAAAATGAATATAATAAG TTCCTTAATGAGCATGGAGGAGCATCAAATGCATTTACAACTTTAGAGCATACAAACTACTATTTTGACATTTCACCAGATCATCTAGCTGGAGCATTAGATAG ATTTGCACAGTTCTTTACAAGTCCATTATTTACACCATCTGCCACCAGTAGAGAAGTGAATGCAGTGGACAGTGAAAATAGTCGAAATCTACAGAGTGATCCATGGAGATTGTTTCAGTTAGAGAAATCATTGGCTAGACCTGAACATGACTTTAGTAAATTTGGAAcag GAAATAAAGAAACACTTGAGACTATACCTAAATCTAAAGGCATTGATATAAGAGATGAACTTCTCAAGTTTCATTCACAATATTATTCATCGAATGTCATGGGTCTGTGTGTGCTTGGTAAAGAATCCCTTGACGACCTTCAAAAATTGGTGGTTCCACTCTTTGAACATGTTGTGAATAAAAAAGTGCAAATACCAAGATGGGATAATCCTCCATACACACAGAATGAGTTACAG tgtATTGTGTATGCTGTCCCAGTCAAAGACATCAGAGAGTTATCTGTTTTGTGGCCGACTCCTGATGTCAGTGAATTTTATAGGGCTAAT cCTGGACATTACCTTGGCCATCTGCTTGGTCATGAAGGTGCAGGAAGTCTTTTGTCAGAGTTAAAAGCAAGAG GATGGGCTAATACTTTAGTTGGTGGACAAAGAGCTGGAGCTAAaggcttttctttcttttctgttGCTGTAGATCTATCCGAAGAAGGTCAAG CCCACATTGATGATATCATTGTTCTGATCTATCAATATATCAATATGTTAAGAAAAGAACAGCCTAAACAATGGATTTTTCAAGAATGCCAG GACCTGGCTGCTATGTCATTTCGTTTTAAAGATAAAGAAACTCCAAAGGCATACACAAGTAGCATTTCAAGTAAATTACAT GAGTTTCCAATGAAAGATGTCCTCAGTGCATATTCTTTGTTTGATGAATTCAAGCCTCAACTTATTAACTTGATATTAGATCAACTTGTGCCAGAGAATATGAG AATCTCTGTTGTATCCAAAAAATTTGAAGATGTAGCAGATCAAACAGAGAAGTGGTATGGGACACAGTACAAAGTGGACAAGTTTACACCCAAACAGCTTAAG AAATGGTCCACCTATAAACTTCATGAGAAACTAGCACTGCCAGAGAAAAATGAATTCATTCCAACCAACTTTGAACTTGTTCCTACAGATCATCAG CCAAGTGAAGTACCAGAAATAGTGAAG ACTACGCCCTATTCTTTGTTGTGGTAtaaacaagacaataagttTTTGAAACCCAAAGCTTGTGTAAATATTGACTTTATTAG CCCAGTTGCTTATATGGATCCACTACATACAAATCTCAATGCCTTATTTACACAGCTCTTTGATGATGCTCTGACAGAATATTCCTACATGGCTGAGATAGCTGGACTAAAGTATAGTCTGAATAACTCTATATATGGATTGACG CTTACTGTTAGGGGTTATAATGACAAATTGCCCATACTATTAGAGAAAATAGTTAAAAAGATGGCAACTTTCAAAGTGGATCCAAGCAGGCTAGCAATCTTCAAAGAAATA catgGAAGAAACATCAAAAATTTTCAGGCAGAACAACCTCATCAACATGCTGTATATTACACAAATATGCTAACATCTGAgactcactggagcaaagatgAATTGCTGCAAACTCTAGATG ATGTGACGCCTGAAAATCAACAGAACTTCATTAATAAAGTTTTAGAAAGACTTTATATAGAAGCCCTTGTCTATGGAAATGTAACTAAATCG CAATCACTccaaatgattgaaaatttGGAAAATATTCTGGTGGAACATTGTAAAACCAAACCTTTGTTAGCTAGTCAGCACAGAAAACTTCGAGAGGTTCAGCTTCCTGATG GCTGTTACTATGTTCACCAAGAGAAGAACCTTGTCCATGAAAGTTCCAGCATAGAAGTGTATTACCAGTGTGGCCCGCAGACCACTGAAAGTAATATGTTGTTAGAATTACTTTGCCAG GTTATGAGTGAACCTTGCTTTGATACACTGCGAACCAAGGAGCAGCTGG GCTACATTGTATTTAGTGGTGTTAGAAGATCCAAGGGTGTCCAAGGTTTACGAATTATTGTTCAGTCTAATAAAGCTCCTCAGTATGTCGAAGGCAGGATTGAAGCCTTTATTATGAAATTTGAg GCTATGTTAGAGAACATGAGTGAAGTGGAGTTTAACAAACATGTTATGGCCTTGTCAACCAAACGTCTAGAGAAACCCAAGAAATTATTGCAACAAAACATGAAGTATTGGTCAGAGATTATCTCCAATTATTACAACTTTGACAgag ATCAGATAGAAGTGGCTTATTTGCAGAAACTGAAAAAAGATGACTTGTTGGCATTTTATAAG GAAAAAATTGCATTTGATGCTCCTCGTCGTCACAAGCTGTCAGTTCATGTTCTGTCTGGTGTTTCCATGAACAATGAACAAAGCATCAGAGATAGTGAGACTGGTGCTGTTGAATTAACTACAGGGACTGATGGCTTTGAACCATCACCAAGTTTGCCATTG CCCCAGGTTATAACAGATATAATGGAGTTCAAGCGAGACCTTGGCTTGTATCCACTGCCCAAACCATTCATTGATCTTACTCAGACCAAAGCTAAATtgtag
- the LOC106059917 gene encoding insulin-degrading enzyme-like isoform X2, with protein sequence MANVAHVYESNHIVKSASDPRQYRGLELKNGMKILLISDPETDKSSAAMDVHIGHLKDPSDLPGLAHFCEHMLFLGTEKYPEENEYNKFLNEHGGASNAFTTLEHTNYYFDISPDHLAGALDRFAQFFTSPLFTPSATSREVNAVDSENSRNLQSDPWRLFQLEKSLARPEHDFSKFGTGNKETLETIPKSKGIDIRDELLKFHSQYYSSNVMGLCVLGKESLDDLQKLVVPLFEHVVNKKVQIPRWDNPPYTQNELQCIVYAVPVKDIRELSVLWPTPDVSEFYRANPGHYLGHLLGHEGAGSLLSELKARGWANTLVGGQRAGAKGFSFFSVAVDLSEEGQAHIDDIIVLIYQYINMLRKEQPKQWIFQECQDLAAMSFRFKDKETPKAYTSSISSKLHEFPMKDVLSAYSLFDEFKPQLINLILDQLVPENMRISVVSKKFEDVADQTEKWYGTQYKVDKFTPKQLKKWSTYKLHEKLALPEKNEFIPTNFELVPTDHQPSEVPEIVKTTPYSLLWYKQDNKFLKPKACVNIDFISPVAYMDPLHTNLNALFTQLFDDALTEYSYMAEIAGLKYSLNNSIYGLTLTVRGYNDKLPILLEKIVKKMATFKVDPSRLAIFKEIHGRNIKNFQAEQPHQHAVYYTNMLTSETHWSKDELLQTLDDVTPENQQNFINKVLERLYIEALVYGNVTKSQSLQMIENLENILVEHCKTKPLLASQHRKLREVQLPDGCYYVHQEKNLVHESSSIEVYYQCGPQTTESNMLLELLCQVMSEPCFDTLRTKEQLGYIVFSGVRRSKGVQGLRIIVQSNKAPQYVEGRIEAFIMKFEAMLENMSEVEFNKHVMALSTKRLEKPKKLLQQNMKYWSEIISNYYNFDRDQIEVAYLQKLKKDDLLAFYKEKIAFDAPRRHKLSVHVLSGVSMNNEQSIRDSETGAVELTTGTDGFEPSPSLPLPQVITDIMEFKRDLGLYPLPKPFIDLTQTKAKL encoded by the exons ATGGCCAATGTGGCTCATGTGTATGAGAGTAATCATATAGTCAAGTCTGCTTCCGATCCCAGACAGTATAGAGGGCTGGAATTGAAAAATGGCATGAAAATTCTCTTGATATCCGATCCAGAGACAGACAAGTCTTCAGCTGCAATGGATGTTCACATTG gtcATTTAAAAGATCCAAGTGACCTTCCTGGCTTAGCTCATTTCTGTGAACATATGCTTTTTTTAGGAACAGAAAAG TATCCCGAGGAAAATGAATATAATAAG TTCCTTAATGAGCATGGAGGAGCATCAAATGCATTTACAACTTTAGAGCATACAAACTACTATTTTGACATTTCACCAGATCATCTAGCTGGAGCATTAGATAG ATTTGCACAGTTCTTTACAAGTCCATTATTTACACCATCTGCCACCAGTAGAGAAGTGAATGCAGTGGACAGTGAAAATAGTCGAAATCTACAGAGTGATCCATGGAGATTGTTTCAGTTAGAGAAATCATTGGCTAGACCTGAACATGACTTTAGTAAATTTGGAAcag GAAATAAAGAAACACTTGAGACTATACCTAAATCTAAAGGCATTGATATAAGAGATGAACTTCTCAAGTTTCATTCACAATATTATTCATCGAATGTCATGGGTCTGTGTGTGCTTGGTAAAGAATCCCTTGACGACCTTCAAAAATTGGTGGTTCCACTCTTTGAACATGTTGTGAATAAAAAAGTGCAAATACCAAGATGGGATAATCCTCCATACACACAGAATGAGTTACAG tgtATTGTGTATGCTGTCCCAGTCAAAGACATCAGAGAGTTATCTGTTTTGTGGCCGACTCCTGATGTCAGTGAATTTTATAGGGCTAAT cCTGGACATTACCTTGGCCATCTGCTTGGTCATGAAGGTGCAGGAAGTCTTTTGTCAGAGTTAAAAGCAAGAG GATGGGCTAATACTTTAGTTGGTGGACAAAGAGCTGGAGCTAAaggcttttctttcttttctgttGCTGTAGATCTATCCGAAGAAGGTCAAG CCCACATTGATGATATCATTGTTCTGATCTATCAATATATCAATATGTTAAGAAAAGAACAGCCTAAACAATGGATTTTTCAAGAATGCCAG GACCTGGCTGCTATGTCATTTCGTTTTAAAGATAAAGAAACTCCAAAGGCATACACAAGTAGCATTTCAAGTAAATTACAT GAGTTTCCAATGAAAGATGTCCTCAGTGCATATTCTTTGTTTGATGAATTCAAGCCTCAACTTATTAACTTGATATTAGATCAACTTGTGCCAGAGAATATGAG AATCTCTGTTGTATCCAAAAAATTTGAAGATGTAGCAGATCAAACAGAGAAGTGGTATGGGACACAGTACAAAGTGGACAAGTTTACACCCAAACAGCTTAAG AAATGGTCCACCTATAAACTTCATGAGAAACTAGCACTGCCAGAGAAAAATGAATTCATTCCAACCAACTTTGAACTTGTTCCTACAGATCATCAG CCAAGTGAAGTACCAGAAATAGTGAAG ACTACGCCCTATTCTTTGTTGTGGTAtaaacaagacaataagttTTTGAAACCCAAAGCTTGTGTAAATATTGACTTTATTAG CCCAGTTGCTTATATGGATCCACTACATACAAATCTCAATGCCTTATTTACACAGCTCTTTGATGATGCTCTGACAGAATATTCCTACATGGCTGAGATAGCTGGACTAAAGTATAGTCTGAATAACTCTATATATGGATTGACG CTTACTGTTAGGGGTTATAATGACAAATTGCCCATACTATTAGAGAAAATAGTTAAAAAGATGGCAACTTTCAAAGTGGATCCAAGCAGGCTAGCAATCTTCAAAGAAATA catgGAAGAAACATCAAAAATTTTCAGGCAGAACAACCTCATCAACATGCTGTATATTACACAAATATGCTAACATCTGAgactcactggagcaaagatgAATTGCTGCAAACTCTAGATG ATGTGACGCCTGAAAATCAACAGAACTTCATTAATAAAGTTTTAGAAAGACTTTATATAGAAGCCCTTGTCTATGGAAATGTAACTAAATCG CAATCACTccaaatgattgaaaatttGGAAAATATTCTGGTGGAACATTGTAAAACCAAACCTTTGTTAGCTAGTCAGCACAGAAAACTTCGAGAGGTTCAGCTTCCTGATG GCTGTTACTATGTTCACCAAGAGAAGAACCTTGTCCATGAAAGTTCCAGCATAGAAGTGTATTACCAGTGTGGCCCGCAGACCACTGAAAGTAATATGTTGTTAGAATTACTTTGCCAG GTTATGAGTGAACCTTGCTTTGATACACTGCGAACCAAGGAGCAGCTGG GCTACATTGTATTTAGTGGTGTTAGAAGATCCAAGGGTGTCCAAGGTTTACGAATTATTGTTCAGTCTAATAAAGCTCCTCAGTATGTCGAAGGCAGGATTGAAGCCTTTATTATGAAATTTGAg GCTATGTTAGAGAACATGAGTGAAGTGGAGTTTAACAAACATGTTATGGCCTTGTCAACCAAACGTCTAGAGAAACCCAAGAAATTATTGCAACAAAACATGAAGTATTGGTCAGAGATTATCTCCAATTATTACAACTTTGACAgag ATCAGATAGAAGTGGCTTATTTGCAGAAACTGAAAAAAGATGACTTGTTGGCATTTTATAAG GAAAAAATTGCATTTGATGCTCCTCGTCGTCACAAGCTGTCAGTTCATGTTCTGTCTGGTGTTTCCATGAACAATGAACAAAGCATCAGAGATAGTGAGACTGGTGCTGTTGAATTAACTACAGGGACTGATGGCTTTGAACCATCACCAAGTTTGCCATTG CCCCAGGTTATAACAGATATAATGGAGTTCAAGCGAGACCTTGGCTTGTATCCACTGCCCAAACCATTCATTGATCTTACTCAGACCAAAGCTAAATtgtag